One Sesamum indicum cultivar Zhongzhi No. 13 linkage group LG14, S_indicum_v1.0, whole genome shotgun sequence genomic window, TAGAaggaacttttttttttaaaaaaaatattaacttatttttaaattttaacaaatttcttcaattttgatcatattaatgataaaaaatcaaaattttaacaaatttcttcaatttgataatattgGTACTAAAAAGTTGTCATCACTGATATCATATAAGTACTATaacattattttatcaaaatatttcaaaagcgtacttttaaaataaaacatataaaattacaaaataatttaaataagtttaaacaAAATCCCTCTAAATTAgactatttaaaaattaatataaatgcattattcattaaaatttccACCCATCTAATGTTTTTCTGCAGATTAAACTCCTCTATTGTTAAgaattgatttgtattttttttttgtataaaatagaGATATGAATAACGGATAAATGCAAATTACccttgaaatattaaaaaatggcaaaaaataaaaaaaactctaaAAAAAGGGGCAAAAAACCTTCCATcgttttaaataaagaaacataTTACCCCTCTACTGGGAAGTGTAGTTCATTCATTTACTTTTACGATTTATTCAGTAATTaggataaaaataatcatCTACAAACTGAAATGGCTAAACCATtcacaaaaatgaaataaatgaactaTACTTATCAACAAATAGAATAATATACTCCTttattaaaaagttgaaaagactcttttgttttttttagggggttggggggggtgggggggggggtctgctactttttcaatatttcaatAGGATAATAATTATCCCTGTGAATAACATACGGATAATATCATGAAATCTTTGGTATGGATTCTAGTTTGTGCGTTAATAGGGCTAgggttttatttatatttattagttagtAATTAGTGgcataataatcataattaaaaccAACCGATCGATCAGTTGTTCCGAAAACAAATTTCTCATATGTAAAACATGCATGAAACAGAAAAAGCTAATCACTGTTCccagaagagagagagagagaaataattAGGCGCACCTTCAACAGGATCGGTGGTGGCATTCGTAGTTCTGTTTTGAGCTCCGGCGGTGTCCATCAGTTGGCCAAAGGCCACCACACAGCACAACACCAGCAAGCTCCGCCGTGAGTTCAGACGCACTGGAGGCGCCGCCGCCGCCACCATCTCGAATATGTAATACGGCTTTCTTTTGATGAATATGAGAAGAAAATTCAGCAAAGCGGTGCGCGatctgatatatatatatatatatatatatatatatcaactttTACGAATTCAGCTTTTTCGCATGCGTgcgagtgtgtgtgtgtgtgtgaatggCTACTGCTTCCTGATTCTTTCAAGATGATATGATTATTTTGTAGAGGGGGGTTGAATAATACTAATAGATTAGgttaaattatgattatttcaGATGCTACACAATTACAAATTTCATACGTATACATACCATGCTCTTTCGGTGCGACGACTTGTCAGTTCCGGTGTTCTTTGTCAACGAACTGTGCGGGCTGTCGTCATGCCTCACCcttctttatcttttgaaaaatattgtaaaatctttttttcaaatgaataaattatttttttatagaaaaaataataataatttatcttgtgttttttaaaatgaagtaacgggtaaaatgttatttattattcatgaagttaatttactcatttgcaatatcacagaaaggtaaattgcattaaaccctcATTTTCTTCATCACGGATCCAATTTGTggataaaattcattttgaattctcgatatttgatttcaactttaaaatagtttctatctttttaactcattttaaattagttcTTCCGATTTGGCGACTGATTTTCCCATACTTCccttataactttttttttaacgtttacaaaaaaaatattttagtcattcacttttcatttttttaaggagaaaaaaatatatattataaaaaaattatgataaaaaatttcacttaATGAGAAGACTAATTTGAATAGAGtttaaaaagaaagggaaaattttaaatttaaaatcaaacatcgagaaccaaaataaattgaccctaatatttatagtaattgtagttaatttgaatcaatcaCATTAATGTAACTTACAACGACAAGTTCTATGGATCTTCATAATACCATATCACCTGAATGGCTCAACTCGACCCGAATTATATTGATGGGTATGCACATACCACCCCGGCAAAAAGACTAAACTAACcctcattaagggtattttagtcattacgCGATTAGGATCCGCGTGCTTTATAGCGGGCGGGTCGCggaggacccgacccggatcgcACATATTGAccgaagacccggacaatgacaGCCGTTCGATCAGAACATACACCGATaagataaggccacgtggcccagtacttgACGTACAACtgtgttctataaatagaccccgatgcgccataaatgaggtaactgttaTGCATTAATggagatcgaactttgagattGCATACATTTcactcgatcaacctaacttgagcgtcggagggtcattgtcggggacgtgcccgacgagctcacggttcgtgttttattctcaggggacCCAAAATCTATTTCGGAAGAGTTAGTCGATCAGCAGTGAGATCGTCTCAGGAGATCGAATAATTCGACCtggatcagttggcgccgtctgtgggaacatcTGAGAATTCTTTATCATTATGGAAGGTTCATCGAGGAGAAGTGCAGCGGAGGAGGAGACACCCAGGAAAGGAACAGGAGCCACCATTCAACTAACTCCTGACGAGTTGCAGAAAATGATAGAAGAGGCAAGTCGAAAAGCAATTGTAGAATACGAAAGGAGAACAACGACCCCCCTGGTCAAAGAAACGGCTAGAAGGCAGTTATTCGAAAATGTGGAACCATTGAGAGAATCAAGGGTGCAAGGTGAACAGGAACATCACAGCAAGCGACCAGCGTCGTCCGATGCATGCTCTAGCAGTCACGGACGCGCGAAGAGAAGGGAGCCCGTGATATCCTGGGCCGAAGTAGAAAGTGTGGGCAAACAGATACACAGCCTGAATAAACAGATCGATGAGTTGAGGAAGCGAGGGGAGATCGTTTCGTAGAACAAAAATTCTCCTTTCTGCAACGACATCCTGATTCAAACAATTGAACCGGGGTTCAGAGTACCTGACCTGAGGAGATATGATGGGATGAGGGATCCGCAGGAGCATGTGGCGGCATTAGAAATGGTGATGAACCTCTACGGACAATCAGCCCCAATAATGGCAAAACTATTTGCGACCACACTCACGGGGAAAGCTCAGGAGTGGTTCACAAACCTGCCTCGAGGGAGCATTGAATCCTATGAGCAGCTCGTGCAAAAATTCAACTTCCACTTCGCGAGCAAGAAGAAGCAGAAGAGATCCGCCACCCATCTGTTCAACATCCGGCAGAGAGAAGAtgaaactttgaaaaatttcatgggCCGGTTCAACAATGAAACCCTGGAGGTGCAGGAGTTAAGGATTGACATGCTCGTGAGCATCCTCATTCACGGGCTCAGGAAGAGTTCTTTCGCATCCGCCCTCGCGCGAGACCCGCCCGTCGACGTCGAACAATTGATGGCATTAGCACAGAAGTATATCGACGAAGAGGAGATGAACGCGATGAAAGATTCAGAACGAAGAGAGCGAGATTACATCCCTAGGCGACCTCAAGAGGTCAGAGGAGGAGGAAGCGACAAGCCTAAAACGGAGAAGCGGAAGGAACCCTAGTACATCACGAAGTACCACAACTACACTCCTTTAGCCATGTCGCGAGAGAAGGCCCTGATGATGGTTAAGAATGCTGATGTGCTGAAGTGGCCCAGACATACGAGATACACCCCCTCCAAGAAAACTTCTAACAAATACTGCCGTTTCCATCCGGAGAGGGGACACAATACCGAGGAATGCTATCAGCTGAAGGACGAGATCGAAAGGCTCGTTAGGCAGGGGCATTTTCGAGATCGTGTGCCCCCAAATTGTAAAATCGGTGGAGAAGGAAGGAGAAGCAGATCGAGAAGCCGCGATCGGGATAGAAACCCGGGCCCATAAAAAATCGACAGGGTCCCGATGGGCGGAAACAATGCACCCACCAAGGGTATCATATACACGATCGCAGGAGGACCGACCGCGGGAGATTCGAGCCGAACACGAAAGAGATGCGCTCGAGCGGCCGACTCGATCCGAGAAAAGGAATTTGTGCTGAAGGTTGAGGATGAAGAGGCTATCTCGTTCAACAGTTCAGACAGACTGGAGGAGGGCGGAGAACAGAACGACCCGATGGTCGTCAAGCTAGATATTGCGAACTTCACCGTTCACAAAGTGTTGATTGATAGTGGGAGCTCAGCGGACATCATCTTCAAAAACGTGGTGGATCGGATGGGGCTGGAGAACGCGAGGCTCGAACCCGTGAAAACCCCGTTAGTCGGCTTCGGGGGAAGCGAAGTGGCCTCACTGGGAACGATTGAACTGCCAGTGTTCATGGGAGAGGAGCCAAAAGGAAAACCCTGATGGTCAAGTTCTTGGTGGTGGATACTCCATTCACATACAACGTTATATTAGGTCGGCCGGGACTGAACTCATTCCGGGCGGTCATCTCCACGTACCacatgaagatgaagttcTCTACCGAATACGGGATCGGGGAAGTATCGTGCGACCAGAAAGAGGCTCGGAAATGCTACAACCTGTCTATAAAGGGAGAGCCGAGGTCGAAGAAGCAGAAAGTCAGAGAGGATGCGGAGCCCCGACCGTATGAGGCCGAGCACTTAAAGCCCAGCGAGGAATACAAGGCTATACGGCTCGTACGGGAAGACCCCAGCAAAACGACCCGGATAGGGTCCAGCATGAATGATGGAGAGATGGCCATGATTGACTTCCTGCGAAAGAATGCTGATATGTTTGCATGGAGCCCATCGGATTTCACCAGAATCGACCCAGAGGTCATTGTACATCGATTGAATATGGACCCGATGGCCCGACCCGTGCAACAGAGGAAGAGAACTTTTGGCAGCGACAAGAACGAAGCTATCAGGCAAGAGGTCGAAAAGCTGTTGAAAGCCGGATATGTATCGAAAATCCAGTACATGAATTGGCTTTCCAATGTAGTACTCGTCCCGAATCTTCAGGAAAATGGCGAATGTGCGTAGATTTCACGGACCTGAACAAGGCCTGTCCGAAAGACCCGTACCCGCTACCTCGGATCGACACCATGGTGGATTCGACCGCGGGATTCGAGCTCTTCTCAATGATGGATGCATATCAAGGATATCACCAGATCCGAATGGCAGAGGAGGATAGAGACAAAACTTCCTTCGTCACAGAGAAGGGGATTTATTGCTACAACATGATACCGTTCGGACTGAAGAATGCGGGCGCGACCTACCAGCGGTTGGTCAATAAGATGTTCGGCGATTTGCTCGGAAAGACCATGGAGGTGTACGTCGATGACATGCTAGTCAAGAGTAAGAGGTCGCAGGactacatcaaagatctctctCAAGCGTTCAGCATAATGAGGTCGCACGGAATGAAGCTCAATCCGGACAAATGTACCTTTGGGGTGACCGGGGGAAAGTTTCTGGGGTACATGATCAGTGAACGTGGAATAGAGGCAAACCCAGAAAAGATTCAAGCCATAATGGGTCTGAAGTCGCCCAATTCGATCAAAGAGGTACAGATGCTTACGGGAAAGATCGCATCCTTAAGCAGATTTATATCTCGATCGGCAGACAGGAGCTTGCCGGTTTTTAAAGTCTTAAGGAAACCTAAGAACTTCACGTGGACACCAGAGTGCGACCAGGCTTGACAGGAGTTGAAGGAATACCTCACAAAGCCTCCACTGCTCGCGAACCCGAAGGAAAGGGAGATATTGTTTTTGTATCTAGGGGTGTCCGAAAATGCGGTCAGCTCGGTGTTGGTAAGGGAAGAAGCTAGCAATCAAAATCCAGTCTACTATGTCAGTAAAATGCTCCAGGGGGCCGAATCACGATATTCGGAGATGGAAAAACTCGCCCTCGCCTTAGTTGTAACAGCTCGAAAATTGCGACCATATTTCCAATCGCACAAAGTGGTGGTGCTGACGAACCACCCCCTCAAACACTTGATGTCGCGACCCGAAGCTTCCGGAAGATTGATTAAGTGGGCAGTAGAATTGGGGCAGCACGATATTGAGTATCAGCTCAGAACAGCCCAGAAAGCGCAGGTGCTAGCAGATTTCATGACAGAGTTAGTCAGCGATCAGAAAGAGACCGGAACAGTCGAACAGCCTTGTTCGAAATGGATACTGCATGTCGATGGGTCCTCTAACGCGAATAATGGAGGAGCAGGCATATTGATCCAAGGACCAGAGGGAGTCGAGATCGAAGTTGCCGCTCGCCTGTTATTCCCGGTGACAAACAATGAGGCGGAGTATGAGGCATTGGTATTGGGATTGGAGCTCGCATATGAAGCAGGTGCTCGGGATATGGAAGTTTTTACTGACTCACAGTTGATTGCTATGCAAATCGAAGGAACATACGAGACGAGAGAGAGAACAATGACCCAATATAAAGAGATCGTGCAGCGATTGATGGGGAAGTTCAGTAGATGCTTCGTTTTGCAAGTCCCCAGAATAAAGAACGACAAAGCGGATGCTCTGTCGAAGTTTGGAGCGGCAATGGATGGAATCCGAGATCGCAAAATCACAGCCTTAGTACACGAGCAGTCGGCCCTGGCGAGTAGAACAGAAGTCCAGGTCGTCTCAGAGGCAGGGTCTTGGATGAACGAAATCGTAAGATACCTCGAGGACGGGACGTTGCCTGGCGATCCGGTGGCGGCGAAGAGAGTCAGATTTTGAGCTGCTCGATTCACGTTGTTGGAGGGCCAGCTCTACAAACGGACAGTGGACGGTCCTCTCTTGAAATGCCTGGATGAAGAGAGAGCCCTTTACGTGATGCGTGAAATACATGAGGGAAGTTGTGGCAATCATTCAGGTGCGAGATCGCTGGCTCAGAAAGTGATGCAACAAGGATATTTCTGGCCCACCCTAGTCGAAGACTCGAAGAATTTAGTGAGAAAATGTGAAAGCTGCCAGAGGTATGCCTCCTTAATACATCAGCCCGCGACCCCGATGGAACCGATCAGAATAGCATGTCCATTCGATCAATGGGGAATCGACATCGTGGGACCCTTTCCACCCGCGCAAGCtcagaaaaaattcatcattgtgGCGGTCGAATATTTCTCCAAGTGGGTCGAAGCGGAAGCCGTGGCCAAAATATCTGAGAAGGAAGTTATCAACTTCATCTGGAAGAACATCATATGCAGATTCGGTATACCTCGGATATTAATATCTGACAATGGCACACAGTTTCAAGGTAGAAAGATCACGGAATGGTGCAAAGAACTGAAGATCGCACAGCACTTCACAGCAGTCGCGAACCCCCAAGCGAACGGGCAGACCGAGGTGACTAACCGGACGATCTTGCAACACTTGAAGACACGCCTCGAGAACAAGGGATCGTGGGTTGGCGAACTGCCAGGGGTCCTGTGGGCGTATCGTACGATCCCACGGACGGCTACAGGCGAAACCCCTTTCTGCCTGGTATACGAGACAGAGGCTATCATTCCGGTAGAAATTGGAGAGGAGTCGCAGAGGGTCATACAGTACGAGCCCGAGACAAACCGAAAGGAGCGAAGCTTCGACCTTACAGTAATTGAGGAGAAGAGAGAGGTCGCGTATGCCCGAATTTTGCATCACAAGGGACTGATGATGAAAAGCCATGATCGCAAAATTCGACCACGACAACTGCAGGTGGGAGATCTCGTATTCAAAAAAGTAGAAGCCTCCAAGCACGTGGGAAAGCTAGAACCGCCCTGGGAGGGGCCCTACAAAGTGAACGAGATCCGAAGAAGGGGCACATACAAGCTACAAGACATGCAAGGTCGAGATCTACCGCGTCCTTGGAACATACAGAACTTGAAGAAGTTCTATGCTTGAAgtaaggagcctgtgaaagacCATCATAGATCggaggagcctgtgaaaggccaacGAAGagatcgaacaaggagcctgcgaaaggccatcaacGACTAGATcgaaggagcctgtgaaaggccaacGAAGagatcgaacaaggagcctgtgaaaggccatcaaagACTagatcgaacaaggagcctgtgaaaggccatcgaCTAAGAAATCATATTCGAGGACCCCAAGAGTTACCGAATAAGATATAAGGTTAGGGAGATCATATCTTGTATATTGGGCATCATCATCGCTGAACATATCAATGATTCAAGAGTTATACTtgctgtaatttacccaacgTGATTTATAAAACTGTATTTGTTTTCGTGCTTATCTTCGTGTGTGCATCTTCCTATGTCTTTATTATCATTCGTTACTTGAAACTTCTAAGtacaaaacgcgaactgaaaaagacgcgtccaacatgcggtctgaaaaagacgcacccGAGCAAAACGCGAACTAAAAAAGACGCATCCAACATGctatctgaaaaagacgcactcaagatgcgaactgaaaaagatgcgtccaacatgcgatctgaaaaagacgcactcaagACGCGAACtaaaaaagacgcgtccaacatgcgatctgaaaaagacgcacccgagcaaaacgcgaactgaaaaagacgcgtccaacatgcgatctgaaaaagacgcactcaacgaaacgcgaactgaaaaagacgcgtccaacatgcaatctgaaaaagacgcattaaagcaaaacgcgaactgaaaaagacgcacccCAGACATACGATCCGAGAAAAATGTGTTGCAGGAGCCAACTGGAAGAACGATCGAAAGGAGGCAAGCTTCATGCGATCAGAGAGACATGCAATTGGAAaataaagaagcaaaataCGCGAGCTGCCAAAAGTTGGAAGAAAATTTTTCCATTAACAAAATGTCATATACAGGGGTCATAAAAAATCCTCACCTCGATGTCCTGTTTACAAAAATGATATTTCTAAGAATCACTAGGATTTACATTTTGATCAGTCAGCTCAAATcctattacaaaaatagaagATCGGGATTGATCAGGCATCAGCTTCCACCTCTAGCTCGTCCCTCAGGACCATGAATTCGTCATCTTTCAGCTCAGGATCCGGGGGCAGGGGCTGGAGGTCGCCATCAAGCGAGATGTCCAATTTGCTGCGGTCAAAAGACTCGTGAAATCCGCTAAGCTTTTCGACCTGAGACAAGCAGGTCTCATAGCCTTTGGCGAACGAGTCCGCAGACTTGATCTCGAGAGCGGTCGTGAAGGTGTCGGTCTTCAAAAAATCACAAACCGCGGACATCCTAG contains:
- the LOC105176639 gene encoding uncharacterized protein LOC105176639 — protein: MRDPQEHVAALEMVMNLYGQSAPIMAKLFATTLTGKAQEWFTNLPRGSIESYEQLVQKFNFHFASKKKQKRSATHLFNIRQREDETLKNFMGRFNNETLEVQELRIDMLVSILIHGLRKSSFASALARDPPVDVEQLMALAQKYIDEEEMNAMKDSERRERDYIPRRPQEVRGGGSDKPKTEKRKEP